The Echinicola rosea genome has a segment encoding these proteins:
- a CDS encoding YceI family protein translates to MKSIKTTGLLLASALLMVACGQKSETVETSEAQEVAEATGTTVAVDPAASAVSWTGFKPAGKHFGTIPVTAGEITIEGDAITSGNFTFDIAALEIGDMEEGSENYGKLHGHLQSPDFFDAANHPTATFEVTAVEPFTADATIEDKEEFETEFTPNSLSEQMVENPTHWISGNLTMRGTTKNIKFPAAVSLNNGVVSAKAGFNIDRTDWGLTYSDESSVADKAKDKFIYNTVNVGFEIKAD, encoded by the coding sequence ATGAAATCAATTAAAACTACCGGCCTATTACTGGCAAGTGCCCTCTTAATGGTGGCTTGTGGCCAAAAAAGCGAAACTGTAGAAACTTCTGAAGCACAAGAAGTAGCTGAAGCAACTGGGACCACCGTTGCTGTAGATCCTGCCGCAAGTGCAGTTTCTTGGACCGGCTTCAAGCCTGCTGGCAAGCATTTTGGGACAATCCCCGTGACGGCTGGAGAAATCACCATCGAAGGAGATGCCATTACCAGCGGTAATTTTACCTTTGACATTGCTGCCCTCGAAATTGGCGATATGGAAGAAGGTTCTGAAAATTACGGTAAACTTCACGGCCACCTTCAATCTCCTGATTTCTTTGATGCGGCTAACCATCCTACGGCGACGTTTGAAGTGACCGCTGTGGAGCCATTTACGGCTGATGCTACCATCGAAGACAAAGAAGAATTCGAAACTGAATTTACCCCTAACAGCCTTAGCGAGCAAATGGTAGAAAACCCTACCCACTGGATCAGCGGAAACCTGACCATGAGGGGCACTACCAAAAACATCAAGTTCCCTGCAGCTGTCAGCCTAAACAATGGCGTTGTATCGGCCAAAGCCGGTTTTAATATCGACAGAACTGACTGGGGCTTGACCTACAGTGACGAAAGCTCTGTCGCGGACAAAGCAAAAGACAAATTCATCTACAACACGGTAAATGTTGGCTTTGAAATCAAAGCAGACTAA
- a CDS encoding gamma carbonic anhydrase family protein, which yields MALVKAVNGKAPKLGDKCWLADNATVVGDVRMGEGCTVWFNAVVRGDVHEIVIGNHTNIQDGAIIHCTYQKAGTYIGSNVSIAHNAIVHGCTVHDNVLIGMGAVVMDNAVVHSGAVIAAGAIVLAGTVVEANSIYAGIPAKKVKDTGEEMMAVIKRTAENYPKYASWYGEE from the coding sequence ATGGCACTAGTAAAAGCGGTAAATGGTAAGGCACCTAAACTCGGGGATAAATGCTGGCTGGCAGATAACGCCACCGTGGTAGGAGATGTGCGTATGGGAGAAGGCTGTACGGTATGGTTCAATGCCGTGGTACGGGGTGATGTCCACGAAATCGTCATCGGAAACCATACCAATATCCAAGATGGCGCCATCATCCATTGTACTTATCAAAAGGCTGGTACCTATATCGGAAGCAATGTGTCCATCGCCCACAACGCCATCGTACACGGATGTACCGTTCATGATAATGTCCTGATCGGTATGGGGGCAGTGGTCATGGACAATGCAGTGGTGCATAGTGGTGCAGTGATAGCCGCCGGAGCCATCGTCTTAGCCGGGACGGTGGTGGAAGCCAACAGCATTTATGCTGGGATTCCCGCCAAAAAGGTAAAAGATACAGGTGAGGAGATGATGGCGGTCATCAAACGCACTGCTGAAAATTACCCTAAATATGCTTCCTGGTATGGGGAGGAATAA
- a CDS encoding cytochrome d ubiquinol oxidase subunit II, with protein MLYVVIAFLYLSLLFYLLFGGADFGAGIIELFSGGSSKERTRLLTYQAIGPIWEANHMWLIITIVILFVGFPEIYTLASVYLHIPLSLLLIGIIARGTAFIFRHYDAVKDHFQKIYNLIFVYSSFMTPFFLGILAGTAISGRIDPDATDFVSAYLSPWLGWFPLSVGLFTVVICGFLAAVFLIGEANDNDDRELFRKKAFRMNILTVIAGGLVFLVGEWEGIRLFTELINHPVGLAALVLATLSLPVTWMLLRQKKVYWPRVLVGFQITMILVTLMVSQHPDFIILKNSTISLENAAAGESTIFALGMALLIGSLFILPALFYLIYSFQKQPVSVKKSLKH; from the coding sequence ATGCTTTACGTAGTCATCGCATTTTTATACCTTTCTTTACTATTTTACCTCCTCTTTGGAGGAGCCGATTTTGGTGCGGGAATCATCGAGCTCTTTTCGGGTGGATCATCCAAAGAACGAACACGACTGCTTACTTATCAGGCAATTGGTCCGATCTGGGAAGCCAACCACATGTGGCTGATCATTACAATTGTGATCTTGTTTGTGGGGTTTCCGGAAATTTACACATTGGCCTCGGTCTATCTCCACATCCCCCTTTCCCTGCTCTTGATTGGGATTATTGCACGCGGAACAGCCTTTATATTTCGGCATTATGATGCCGTGAAAGATCATTTCCAAAAAATCTACAACCTGATCTTTGTTTACTCTTCTTTTATGACGCCATTTTTCCTTGGTATCTTAGCCGGCACCGCCATCTCAGGAAGAATAGATCCTGATGCCACAGATTTCGTGTCAGCATACCTGAGTCCGTGGCTGGGGTGGTTTCCGCTATCGGTAGGGCTTTTCACTGTGGTAATCTGCGGATTTCTCGCGGCGGTATTCCTGATCGGGGAGGCCAACGACAATGATGACCGTGAACTCTTTCGAAAAAAAGCTTTCCGCATGAACATCCTGACTGTAATCGCTGGAGGCTTGGTGTTTCTGGTCGGGGAATGGGAAGGCATCCGGCTGTTTACAGAGCTGATCAACCACCCAGTTGGATTGGCGGCATTGGTCTTGGCCACCTTGTCCCTGCCAGTAACTTGGATGCTATTGCGACAGAAAAAAGTCTATTGGCCCCGGGTACTCGTAGGCTTTCAGATCACCATGATCCTGGTAACGCTGATGGTCAGCCAACATCCCGATTTTATCATTCTCAAAAACAGCACGATAAGCTTGGAAAATGCAGCCGCAGGTGAAAGTACCATATTCGCATTGGGCATGGCCCTGCTGATCGGCAGTCTATTTATCCTTCCAGCACTGTTTTACCTGATTTACAGCTTTCAGAAACAACCGGTTTCGGTCAAAAAATCATTAAAACATTAA
- a CDS encoding cytochrome ubiquinol oxidase subunit I — MDDLLAARSQMALSLGFHIIFACIGMIMPFLMAISHYKYLKSGKEKYKTLTKAWSKGVAIFFVTGAVSGTMLSFELGLLWPEFMKHAGPIFGMPFSLEGTAFFIEAIALGFFLYGWEKFHPWFHWFTGVVVGVSGLASGILVVAANAWMNSPAGFDYVNGEYLNIDPMAAMFNDAWFTQSLHMILAAFVATCFAVAGIHAWLLTKGKNTNIHKAALKISLTLGAVAAILQPLSGDLSAKDVAERQPAKLAAMEAHFKTEEAASLIIGGIPDEENQAVHYAIKIPGALSFLAHGDFNAEVTGLDQIPKDEQPPVTITHFAFQIMVGCGMVLMITGIIWLFGLWKNKKYIYSSKFLGWIALLTPLGFLAVEAGWFVTEVGRQPWILYGIMKTKDAVTPMPGIVYSFLLYAAIYVSLAGIVTLLLIRQIKNIDKNQDLSLPSNS, encoded by the coding sequence ATGGATGATCTACTGGCCGCCAGGTCTCAAATGGCACTTTCGTTGGGTTTTCACATCATCTTTGCCTGCATCGGCATGATCATGCCCTTCTTGATGGCAATTTCCCACTATAAATACCTCAAATCCGGAAAAGAAAAATACAAGACCCTCACCAAGGCTTGGAGCAAGGGCGTGGCCATCTTCTTCGTGACGGGAGCTGTGTCGGGCACCATGCTTTCCTTTGAGCTAGGATTATTGTGGCCGGAATTCATGAAGCATGCAGGCCCGATTTTCGGGATGCCCTTTTCCTTGGAAGGCACCGCCTTTTTCATTGAGGCGATTGCCTTGGGATTCTTTCTGTATGGGTGGGAGAAATTCCATCCCTGGTTCCACTGGTTTACCGGAGTGGTAGTCGGGGTAAGCGGCCTGGCTTCAGGCATCTTGGTGGTCGCTGCCAACGCTTGGATGAATTCCCCTGCAGGTTTTGACTACGTAAACGGTGAATACCTGAACATTGACCCCATGGCCGCCATGTTTAACGACGCTTGGTTTACCCAATCGCTGCACATGATCTTGGCCGCATTTGTGGCGACATGCTTTGCAGTGGCCGGCATCCATGCTTGGCTGCTTACCAAGGGCAAAAACACCAATATCCATAAAGCCGCTTTGAAGATTTCCCTCACCCTAGGTGCAGTGGCTGCCATCTTACAGCCCCTCAGTGGAGACCTTTCTGCCAAGGACGTCGCAGAGAGACAACCTGCCAAACTTGCGGCAATGGAAGCACATTTTAAAACGGAAGAGGCTGCCTCATTGATCATCGGCGGCATTCCTGATGAAGAAAACCAAGCGGTACATTATGCCATTAAGATCCCTGGTGCCCTAAGCTTCCTGGCCCATGGGGATTTCAATGCAGAAGTCACCGGCTTGGACCAAATCCCCAAAGATGAGCAACCTCCTGTCACCATTACCCACTTCGCTTTTCAGATCATGGTAGGCTGTGGCATGGTGCTCATGATAACGGGAATTATCTGGCTTTTTGGCCTCTGGAAGAATAAAAAGTACATCTATTCCAGTAAATTTTTGGGATGGATTGCCCTGCTTACCCCACTAGGGTTCTTAGCCGTAGAAGCAGGTTGGTTTGTCACAGAAGTGGGGCGACAGCCGTGGATACTTTATGGCATCATGAAGACCAAGGATGCCGTCACCCCGATGCCGGGCATTGTGTATTCCTTTTTACTATATGCAGCGATTTATGTCTCACTTGCCGGAATCGTCACTTTACTCCTGATCCGCCAGATCAAAAACATCGATAAAAACCAAGACTTATCACTACCGTCAAATTCCTGA